One Corvus cornix cornix isolate S_Up_H32 chromosome 10, ASM73873v5, whole genome shotgun sequence genomic region harbors:
- the DTWD1 gene encoding tRNA-uridine aminocarboxypropyltransferase 1: MSLNSSILLNEDNAQGPKRNTECLESLELQTPSSLQDNPFQQLQLASQEVLEKAKKSGRSKCPRCSSSRMFYCYTCFVPVETVPTKEIPTVKLPLKIDIIKHPNETDGKSTAVHAKLLAPDDVTIYKYPCIPEYEEKRHEIALIFPGPNSVSVKDIAFHLQKYTKKGVCATDDDCFREPLLKQAKIEPEEGKKPHQCISSSRSEGTRLKKIIFIDSTWNQTNKIITDERLQGLLQIELKTRKTCFWRHQKGKPDTYLSTIEAIYYFLVDYHQEILKESYNGQYDNLLFFFSFMHTLIKDAKCCAGKE, from the exons ATGTCTTTAAATTCATCTATACTTCTAAATGAAGACAATGCTCAAGGaccaaaaagaaatactgagtGTTTGGAAAGCCTAGAACTGCAGACTCCATCATCATTGCAAGATAACCCATTTCAACAATTACAGTTAGCATCCCAGGAAGTattggaaaaggcaaaaaagagcGGGAGATCAAAATGCCCCCGATGCAGTAGTTCAAGGATGTTTTATTGTTATACGTGCTTTGTTCCTGTTGAAACTGTCCCTACCAAAGAAATTCCAACTGTGAAG TTACCTTTGAAGATTGACATTATTAAACACCCAAATGAAACTGACGGCAAAAGCACTGCTGTGCATGCTAAGCTCCTGGCACCTGACGATGTGACCATTTACAAATATCCTTGCATCCCAGAATATGAGGAAAAGAGACATGAA aTAGCACTTATATTTCCTGGGCCCAATTCAGTTTCAGTAAAAGATATTGCTTTCCATCTCCAAAAGTACACTAAGAAAGGTGTCTGTGCTACTGATGACGACTGTTTCAGAGAGCCACTTcttaaacaagcaaaaatagaacctgaagaaggaaaaaagccacatCAATGCATCTCAAGCAGCAGGAGTGAAGGCACtagactgaagaaaataatatttattgaCAGTACCTGGAATCAAACTAACAAGATAATAACTGATGAACGACTTCAAg GATTACTGCAAATTGAgttgaaaacaaggaaaacttGCTTTTGGCGTCATCAGAAGGGAAAGCCAGATACATACCTTTCCACAATAGAAgcaatttattatttccttgTGGACTATCATCAGGAGATTTTGAAAGAGAGCTACAATGGACAATATgataatctgctttttttcttttcctttatgcaTACATTGATTAAAGATGCCAAGTGTTGTGCAGGAAAAGAGTAA